From Flaviflexus ciconiae:
TGCCGGGAGCATCGGGGTTGTTGACGTTTTCGGAGCCCTCTCCCCCGTTTGCATCTTCGGGTCCCGCCGGGTCTCCGGACGGATCGGGGGCGGTGTTGTTTTGCTCCTCGAAGCGCTTCTCGTTCTCCTCGATCTCGAGCTGGACGGAGGACTTCTCGGGGCGCTGGCGACGGCGATTCCGGTTCCCGCGACCATGATGGCGCCGGCAACGGTTAGGCCCACGGCGGCCGGGCTCCTCGTGGCGATGTGGTTGACGGCGATCGAGATGGTTTCCTTGAAGCCGTTCTTGCGGATCGGGGTTTCGATGTAGTGGTAGGAGAACTCGCAGATACCGAAGGTCACAGCAACGGCGAGAGCGGAGCGAATCCAGAACTCGGTCGTGCCGGGGGCGGCGGGCCATAGCAGAGAAGCCATGACGAGGATCGGCCAGTGCCACAGGTAGATCGCGTAAGAACGCGTGCCGACCCACCGCGATACTCGGTTGTCGGAGATCTTGGCAAGCCGTGAGCCGGGGGCGAGCATGGCGGCGATAAGTGCGACGGTGCAGATCGAGGCGAGGAGGATGCCGCCGCGGTAGGCGATCATCGACTGGTCTTCGAGCACGAGGAGCAAAGTCATGAGGCCCACGAAGCCGGCGATGCCGACGATCTGGCTGTAGCGCTGCCATGTTCCCACCATCCACGTGCCGCTCGGTGGTGCCCACGAGAAGGCGAGGGCAATGCCGAGCGTCAGGCCAAAGAGGTGGGTGTCGGTGCCGTAGTAGACGCGCGTGAGGTTCATCGGGTCCGCCATGATCGCCATGAGCAGTGCCGAAACTCCCGCCAGGCCAAGGGCTAGCCCCACGCGGGTCTGCCAGGTGCGGATCATCATGATGATGAGGATGAAGAGCGGTGGCCACAGCAGATAGAACTGTTCTTCAACGGCAAGCGACCAGAAGTTCTTAAACAGCAGCGGCGATGTTTGGTCGAAGTAGGACGAGCCGTGGGCAATCTCCAGCCAGTTGGAGGAGAACGTGAGGGCACCGAGAACCTGCCTGCCGATCCCCACCAGCAAGTCCCGGTTGATCAGGGCGGCCGCGGGTACAACGGTGACGACAAGGAAGATCAGGGCGGGTAAGAGCCGCCGGGCTCGGCGGGTCCAGAATCCCTTGAGATCAACTTTCTTGGTTTTCCTGACCTCGCGGAGCAGGAGCGTGGTGATGAGGAAGCCGGAGACAACGAAGAACACGTCGACACCGAGGAAACCACCGGGCAGGGCTCCGGGGGTGATGTGGTAGATGACGACGGCGATAACAGCGAGTGCTCGCAGGCCGTCAAGGCCGCCGATAATGCCCCCGGGTCGGCCATCGGGTGGCGGCCTCGCCGCCTCCTTGGTGCAGATGTTTCTGCGGTGCTCATGATCACCTCTTTCCGGATTCTGTCCGCCACTTTAGTAGCGAACTGCCAGCGCGTCGCACTGTACTCGCCGAACCTCATGAAGTACCAGACCGGCGGCGATGTGCAGGATTAACGCCAACTGCTATCAACGGAAAACAAGGAAGATCATGCAGGCAGGATGTCTGATGGTCCCTGGGATAGCGCATGTCCTGCGACGCGCTGAACCGCGATGGGACCGGTGGGACGAGAGGACCCCGGGGCTCGTCCACCTTTCGGTGTCATAGCTCCCGGGGCCATCACGCGTGTGGGCTATTCCGGCAGGGTAAGCGGCGCCATGGAAAGCATGAGTCGCTTTGTTTTCTTTCCGTCGAAGTCGACCTTGGCGACGCGGTTGGAGCCGGTGCCTTCCAGACCGACAACCGTGCCGGGGCCGAAGGAGCGGTGGATCACGGTGTCGCCGATCTTGAGGGAAGCGAGGGCGCCGAGGCTCTCCTCTTCCTTCTGGGCACGTTCGGCGCGGGCCTTCTTGGCCTCTTCCGCGGCGGCCGCGCGTTCAGCTTCCAGTTCGGCCTTGCGCGCCTCGAACTTTGCGAGATCTTCCGGCGTCAGGGAATCCTGGGGCCGGGTCGATGGCTTCTTGCGTTTCGGTCCACCATCGAGCCGCCCGGGCTTGACCTTGCCGATGGGGGCGGGAGCGTAGGAGGACGATCCGAAGTCGGGATCCGAGTAGCGGGAGCCACCGGAGTAGCTGGACGACGTGGATCGGCGAAGCACGTCACCCGCGGAGTGCTCTCTGCGCCAATCGACGAGTTCATCGGGGATTTCGTCGAGGAACCGGGACGGCGGCAACTCCTGGGGCGCACCCCACTGGCTGCGGACTGCGGCGCGCGTGATGTAAAGGGTTTCGCGGGCACGGGTCAGCGCCACGTACGCGAGACGCCTCTCTTCGGATAGTTCGAAGGGATCGGCAAGCGATCTCATGTGGGGGAAGGTGCCGTCCTCGAGGCCGGTGACGAACACGGTCGGGAATTCAAGACCCTTGGCGGTGTGCACGGTCATGAGGGTCACTTCGCCGTCGTTTTGCGCATCTTCATCGGGTAGCTGGTCCGAGTCGGAGACGAGAGCAACGTGTTCGAGGAAGTCGCCGAGCGTGGCCTCGGGATTCGTCGTGCGGAACTCGGCTGCGACCGAATGGAGTTCGGCCAGGTTATCGACCCTTGCCTCGTCCTGCGGGTCATCGGAGTTGCGTAGCTCCTCCATGTATCCCGTCTTCGCCATAAGCTCGTCGAGGGTATCAGCGGGCGCCGCTCCCTCTTCCGAAGCGGCGCGTGCCTCTTCCAGGACGGTGCGGAAATCGACAATCGTCTTCTCGGCACGTGGCGTGAGGCCGGGGACTGCACCGCGCGGGGATTCGGGGTTGCCGACGTCGGCAATTGCGCCGCCGAACGACATCCCATGCATTTGGGCGTGTGCCGCAACAGCATCTTCGGCCTTGGCTCCGAGCCCGCGGCGCGGGGTGTTAAAGATCCTTCGCATCGCCACCGTGTCATCGGGGTTGGCGATGACCTGAAGGTAGGCGAGGGCGTCCTTGATTTCCTTGCGTTCGTAGAAGCGGGTGCCGCCGATCAGCTTGTACGGGATCCCCGCGCGGATCAGCATCTCTTCCAGGGCACGGGACTGTGCATTGGCGCGGTAGAAGACCGCAATATCGGACCACTTGCGCTTGCCGGACTTGTGCATGGCCTCGAGCTCTTCAATGAGGAAGCGTGCCTCGTCGTGCTCCGAGTCGGCAACGTAGCCGATGACCTTGTCGCCCTCCCCCTGGTCCGTCCACAGCCTCTTGGCCCGGCGGTTCGGGTTGTTGGAAATAACGGCGTTCGCGGCGGTCAGGATGTTCTGGGTAGACCGATAGTTCTGTTCAAGCAGAATCGAGGTGGCTGCCGGATAGTCCTCTTCGAAGGACTCGATGTTACGAATCGTGGCGCCACGGAACGCATAGATCGACTGGTCGGCGTCACCCACGACGGTAAGTTCGCCAGCATCCGGCCCGGTACCGGTAAGGATCTTGATGAGAACGTACTGGGCGTGGTTCGTGTCCTGGTACTCGTCAACGAGAATGTGGCGGAACCTGCGCTGGTAGTGCTCGGTAATGGCGGGATGGGCCTGGAGCAGGTTGACGGTCGTCATGATGATGTCGTCGAAGTCCAGAGCGTTCGCCGACTTCAACCGGCTCTGGTAGCCCCGATACGCCGCGGCAACCGTCACGTCCGCCTCGTCGTTCAGGCTCCGTGCGAAGTCATCCGGGTCGACAAGTTCGTTCTTCAGGTCCGAGATCCTGCGTAGCAGGCTCTTCGGGGTGGCCACGCGGGAGTCGATGCCCTCTTCTCGGCAGACCTGGTTCATGAGACGCAGGGAGTCGGCCGAGTCGTAGATCGTGAACGTCGACCTCATGTCCAGAGCTTCGTGCTCGGCACGAAGAATGCGCACGCAGGCCGAGTGGAAGGTCGAGATCCACATGCGGTGCGCAACCGGGCCGAGGAGAGATTGGAGCCGCTCCTTCATTTCCTTCGCGGCCTTGTTCGTGAACGTGATGGCGAGAATCTCACCGGGGCGAGCCCGGCCCGTTTCCACGAGGTGCGCGATGCGGTGCGTGAGCACCCGCGTCTTACCGGAACCGGCACCGGCGATCACCAGGAGCGGACCGCCGGAGTGAATGACGGCGGCCTTCTGCTGCGGATTGAGGCCCTCAATGAGGCGATCCGCCGCGTCTGCGGATCCTGATGGCGCAGGAGCGTACCCGCCAGGAGCTCCACCTGCCCGAGCAGGCGCCCCACCCGCGGGAGCGGTGGGGGTAGCTGGTTTTTGTGCGGCGGCTTGGGCCGCTACCTTTTGGCGGAGCCGTTCAAGGGCGGAAATCGGTTCGGGAGTCATAGATCTTTCGGGTTATCGCAAACGGGTTCGGACTACCTCGGGCGAGGACTGGTTACCTCAGACGAGGACGGCAATGGCTACGTTAACGACAACGAGCCCGGCAATGCCGCCAAAGAAGCCAGCGGACAGCTTCTCGTCGCGGCGCTCACCCCAAATAGCGAGGCCGGAGACGACGAGGGCCACAACTAGCTTAATGCCGATCTTCATGTGGTTGACGTCGCCGTCACCCATCTCGATCACACCAACAAGCAGGAGGCCGGAAAGAAGTGCACCGAGTGCGCCGTGGAGCAGGCCCTTCGGCATTTCCTTCGTTTTAAGAGCGGACAGGGCGTAACCGAAAACGAGTGCCCAGGAAAGCAGGTGAACGATGAGAAGAAGTGAACGCACGATATCCATGCCTGCCAGCCTAACGCCTGCCCCGGACCTCCTCGACCTCCGCTCCAGTGCTTCGCCGGAGAGAATACCCACACCGAAGGGTGGACTGAGTTCAGGTAAAGCGTGGGCCGAGTCCGCACCATGCAAGAACCAAGCTCAGGCCAAGCAAGAACCGCGTTCAGACCAAGTGGGAACAGAGTGTGGCCCAAGCCGGAACAGAGTGCAGGCCAGGCGAGAACAGAGTTCAGCTGGGGAGACGACCGCATACCGGTCAGTGAAAACCGGGTCGTCGCCGGGCGCGAGTTGATCGTCTCCCCAATTAACTGGGCGTGAGCCAATGCCGCTCCCAGAGACACATGCGAGGGCTCCAAAGCCGGAAAGTACGTGGCTCGCTAGAGACGAAAGACGCGCGGCCGAAGCCGCGCGTCTCAGTCAGTTTTGGTGCCTTGTCGGCTAGCCGTGGGTCTTAGACCCGGGCTCCATTGTTCCGGCGTCCTTCGGCCATGATGGTCGAGCCCATGAGGAGCATCCAGACACCGACGCCGATCGCGAACAGCGCGACGCCGTATGCGAGGACGGAGGTGAAGAGCGAGGAGCGGAGGAACGAGGCGTTCATGAGCGTGGTGCGCTGAGCACTGTACGCATCGGCAGCTTCCTGATCGCCAGCCTCCTCAGCCTCGGAGGCGAGGGTGCCAAGCGTGGCGTAGGTTTCGCCGTCGGAGATGGCGAGGGCGTGCTTCTTGATGACCTCTGCCTGCGCGAATGCGGAGATCGGGCCGGAGACCTGGTTGCCAGCAGCGAACGATGCGTCAGACGAGACCGTGATGTTCTCTTCCTTCAGCTGGCTCGTAACCATGAACCATGCGGTTGCACCAGTGGCAACGAAAAGGATGCCGAAGACCAGAGTGACGATTCCGGTGATCTTCCCAAGCTTAGTTGTCATTACTTCCTCCTTTGGGCAACTGTTGCGCTACCCGCCTGTCGAGCTGGCCGTTGCCTGCCCTGTTGACTACAAATTTATGGCCCGCGAAAAATTCGGACAAGTATACATTTGTTACCTCACGCCAGCGTTGCGGAAAACTGGCGGGATCTCGGTAACAATTCGTAACCCCTCGTGTCCGTCATCACCCTTTTGACCCAATTGTCATAAATATTTATTCGCTGAACTGGGACAATCTGGGCATGAATCTTTATATTTTTCGAATATATACAGCCGAAGCCGGGCGGACAAAAGTCCTAAAAAATGGAGTAGTTTTGAGCGAATCAGGGGAAAAGAGCCATTCCACAGTCTGGAATGGCTCTAAACGGGGAACTCCGATCGGACTCTCACTCGAGGGCGGCGCTCTCCAAGGACGGCGCCGCTCCTCACGTGCGAGAGTGTTTCCCACGTGCGAGAGGGTTTCCCACGTGCGGGAGTGCTTCTCGCACAGTTAAAGCGGTGAGGCCCGCTATCCGCGGGCCTCACTGGCTAACTACTCCCACTCGATGGTGCCCGGGGGCTTCGAGGTCACGTCGACAACAACGCGGTTGATCTCCTCCACGCTGTTGGTGATTCGGTTCGAGATCTTTGCGATCACGTCGTAGGGCAACCTGGACCAGTCCGCGGTCATGGCATCCTCGGACGTGACGGGGCGGAGCACGATCGGGTGACCGTACGTGCGACCATCACCCTGGACACCGACGGAACGAACACCGGCAAGCAGAACGACGGGGCACTGCCAGATCTCAGAGTCGAGTCCGGCCGCGGTGAGTTCTTCGCGGACAATGAAGTCGGCGCGGCGCAGAATGTCGAGACGTTCGCGGGTGACCTCGCCGATGATGCGGATGCCGAGGCCGGGGCCCGGGAAGGGCTGACGACCAACGATGGCTTCGGGAATGCCAAGCTCGCGGCCAACGGCACGGACCTCATCCTTGAACAGTTCGCGTAGCGGCTCGCACAGCTCGAACTCAAGATCGTCCGGCAGGCCGCCAACGTTGTGGTGCGACTTGATGTTCGCGGCGCCATCTCCTCCGCCGGACTCGACAACGTCCGGGTACAGGGTGCCCTGAACGAGGAACTTAACCCCACCCTCTTCTTCGGAGACCAGGCGGGTGGCCCGCTCGAAGGAACGAATGAACTCGCGGCCAATCGTCTTACGCTTCTCTTCCGGATCGGTGACACCGATAAGAGCATCGAGGAAGACCGCGGAGTCGTCGACCGTAATGAGTTTGACGCCGATTGCGGTCACGAAGTCGCGCTCCACCTGCTCGCGTTCACCCTGGCGGAGCAGGCCGTGATCCACAAACACGCAGGTCAGCTGATCGCCAACAGCCTTGTGGACGAGGGCTGCGGCCACGGCGGAGTCAACGCCGCCCGACAGGCCACAAATAACCTTCGCATCACCGATCTGGGCTTTGATCCGGGCAACCTGCTCATCAATGATCGAACCGGTTGACCAGGTGGCATGAAGGCCCGCACCCTCACCGAGGAAGCGCTCGAGGAGCTCCTGACCGCCGGGGGTGTGCCGGACCTCGGGATGCCATTGGACGCCGTAGAGCTTGCGCTCGCGGTCTTCGAAGGCAGCGACGGGGGCACCTGCGGAGGTCGCGGTGACCGTGAAGCCCTCGGGGCTTCGGAGACCGCGTCTCCGTGGCTCATCCACACGGACTGGTCCGGACCGTCGCCGAGGAGGCCGCCGGTGACCTCAATATCGGTGTGACCGTATTCGCGTTCGCCCGTCTTGTCGACGGTGCCGCCGAGAGCGTTCGCCATGGACTGGAAGCCGTAGCAAATGCCGAGCACGGGAACGCCGGCATTGAGTAGCTGGGGGTCGAGGGCGGGCGCGCCCTCTTCGTAGACGGAGGACGGACCCCCGGAAAGGATGAGGGCGGCCGGGTTCTTGTCGAGGAGCTTCTGAGTATCGATCGAGTGCGGCACGATCTCCGAGTAGTAGCCCGCTTCCCGGACCCTGCGGGCAATGAGCTGCGCATACTGTGCGCCGTTGTCGACGACGTAGACGGTCTGCTGTTCCATGTTCTCCTACCTTTCGCGCTCTGACTTGAGGCGCGAGATCTGTGCGCGGCGCAGGGCCCTGCCCTCCACCGCATCGAGGGCACCCGGAAGGTCCTCTCGGTACCAGGTTGCTGCCTTCCGCTCGAGAACGAACGACAGAACCGGGACAACACCTGCGATTATGAGGTAAATCATACGGCTAAAGCTCCACCTCATGACCGACCAGAGGTTGAACACGGCAAGCACGTATACGACGTAGATCATGCCGTGCACGATCGCGACCCAGGTGCCGATGACGGGCTCGTGGTTGCCGTTCACGTCGACGAGGTATTTGAGGACCATCTCCACCACGAGAAGCAGGAGCCAGAAGCCGGTCACGTACGCCATGACCTTGTAGAACAGGAGGGCAATTGCTGATTTCTTCTCGGCTCCCTCCCTCGCCAATCGAGCTTGCTCACGCTCTTCACGCGTCGGTTCGGGCAATGCTGAGGCCACGTCATCTTCCTTTACTGATCGCAGGATCTCCTGCCCTCCATACTACGACCGAAAAACTCCAGCCAGCACACGCCCCAAACAACAGGTAAGCAACGGCACTTCTTCCGCAAGTATCAGATGCCTGCCCACGCCCGCCATCGCCCCCATTTACGACCCCGAAGAACTGACTTTCACCGGTAAATTTCCGCGCTAAATAGCCGGTGATCACCACCCCAATTTCTGGGCAGGCAACGGCCCGTCCAGTGGACTAGTCTGTCTGAGTGTTTTCATTTCCTCCGGTTGTCGACAAACCGCTTCCGGCGCACCGACCGCGCGCCATCATGGTCGACCTCATCGCCACTTCAAAGAAGCAGGTGGCAGCAGGCGTAGCCTTCCGGTCCATCCAGGAAATCGTTGGAGCCATCACCCCGGTTGTTCTCGGAATTGCTCTCGACTCGGGAATGGAACACGGGGCAACCTCGGCCGTGTGGATCGTCGCCGGCTGGCTGGCAACCCTCGCCCTCATCCAGGCGGTCACCATGGCGTTTGGTCACGGCTTTGAAATTGTCCTGTGGATGAGAACATCCCTGCGTTCCATCACTCAGGTCCACAACCACGTGACCAGGTCCGGCCCAGCAATCCTGCGCAAGAAGTCGACCGGCGAGGTCGTCGCCACAGCGATGAGCGACGCCGAGCACGTCGGTAACCTCGTCGAATTCATCCCCCGCCTGATCGGCGGGCTCTTCGCCTTCCTTACCGTCGCCATCGTGCTGCTCAACCAGAACGTCACCCTCGGCCTCGTCGTGCTCATTGGCGTTCCGATCATTACGGCGGCCGCCTCGCTTCTCATTAAGCCGCTGCAGTCCCGCCAGCAGGTCCAGCGTGACGAGCAGGGCAAGCTCACCGCACTTGGAACGGACACCGTGGCGGGCCTTCGCGTGCTCCGCGGCATCGGCGGCGAAACCCAGTTCGCGGCTCGCTACTCGGAGCAGTCCCAGAAGGTCCGCGAAGCCGGCAATGCCGTGGCTCGCCTGCAGTCGTGGATCGACGGCCTCCAAATCCTCATCCCCGGCATTTTCACCGCCTTCGTCATGTGGCAGGGCGCCCTGCTGGCCATGGATGGGGAGCTGACCATCGGTGACTTCACTGCCCTGTTCGGCCTCACCATCTACCTGGTGCGCCCCCTCCAAATCGTCATGATGGTGGTGACCCAGTTTGGTCGCGCCCGCGTTGGAGCCCGCAAGATGTTCAACATCTTCCGCATCCAGCCCATCTCCGGAACCCTCGAGGAAAGGCTCGCCGCGGAGAAGGACGCCGAGCGCTCGGTGGAAAATAGTACCTCGGCAACAGCTGAAACGTCGGGGGCATCACAGCCCGCTCGAGCCTCGCAAACCGTCGTTCCGGGCACCGTCAGTCCGTCCGACGACGTTCACTTTGCCTCCGCGACCGCTATGCCCGGGCACAATCCGTTCAAGGGACCGATCGTTGACACGACCACCGGGATCACCATTCGACCGGGCGTTGCTACCGCGATTGTGACAACCAATCCCTCGGATGCGGCAGAGCTTGCCGAGCGTCTTGCTCGCATCGATGACGAGGTCTCGGACGTCACCGTTTCCGGTATCGATATACGGACCATGCCGCTGGCTCTCGTGCGCAAGCGAGTACTTCTAGCAAGGGCCACTCCCGAGCTGTTTGGTGGCCAATTGCGTTCCGTTATTGATGCACGCACGCCGTACGAGACGATCGACCGGCCGCTCGCAGCATCCCGTGCGGCCGTGTTCGGCCCGGCCGCCGCCGAGTCCCCTGCGAATGAGTCGAGGGATCCGGACATCATGTCGTCGCTTGAAGCTTCGGATGCTCACGACGTCCTGTCGTCTCTCGATAACTCCCTGTCGGGTGAGATCACGGAGAAGGCCCGCTCGCTTTCCGGCGGTCAGCGTCAGCGCGTCGCACTGTCGCGTGCCATCCTGGACGATCCCGAGGTCCTCATTCTCGTTGAGCCCACCTCCGCCGTTGACTCCCACACGGAGGACCGGATTGCCAAGAGGCTCATGGAACGCAGGAGCGGCAAGACCACCGTGCTCACGTCCGGTTCTCCCCTTCTTCTCAACCGTGTCGACGAGGTCGTTCTTCTCGAGAACGGTGAGGAGATCGTCCGGGGCTCGCACGATGAGCTCCTTCAAAAGTCCGCCGCAGGCGATCCCCTGGCGCAACGCTACGAGTGGGTCATCACCCGCCAGACAGGTGAGGAATCATGAACCAGGTTCTCCCCATTGCCGACAACCGTCAGGTTCTCGCCTACGCCAAGGAGATCTTTTCTCGGCACCGGTGGCGTTTCCTCACGGTCATCATCATCCATGCGCTCGCTTCGGTGAGCGCCCTGGCCGTCCCC
This genomic window contains:
- a CDS encoding UvrD-helicase domain-containing protein; translation: MTPEPISALERLRQKVAAQAAAQKPATPTAPAGGAPARAGGAPGGYAPAPSGSADAADRLIEGLNPQQKAAVIHSGGPLLVIAGAGSGKTRVLTHRIAHLVETGRARPGEILAITFTNKAAKEMKERLQSLLGPVAHRMWISTFHSACVRILRAEHEALDMRSTFTIYDSADSLRLMNQVCREEGIDSRVATPKSLLRRISDLKNELVDPDDFARSLNDEADVTVAAAYRGYQSRLKSANALDFDDIIMTTVNLLQAHPAITEHYQRRFRHILVDEYQDTNHAQYVLIKILTGTGPDAGELTVVGDADQSIYAFRGATIRNIESFEEDYPAATSILLEQNYRSTQNILTAANAVISNNPNRRAKRLWTDQGEGDKVIGYVADSEHDEARFLIEELEAMHKSGKRKWSDIAVFYRANAQSRALEEMLIRAGIPYKLIGGTRFYERKEIKDALAYLQVIANPDDTVAMRRIFNTPRRGLGAKAEDAVAAHAQMHGMSFGGAIADVGNPESPRGAVPGLTPRAEKTIVDFRTVLEEARAASEEGAAPADTLDELMAKTGYMEELRNSDDPQDEARVDNLAELHSVAAEFRTTNPEATLGDFLEHVALVSDSDQLPDEDAQNDGEVTLMTVHTAKGLEFPTVFVTGLEDGTFPHMRSLADPFELSEERRLAYVALTRARETLYITRAAVRSQWGAPQELPPSRFLDEIPDELVDWRREHSAGDVLRRSTSSSYSGGSRYSDPDFGSSSYAPAPIGKVKPGRLDGGPKRKKPSTRPQDSLTPEDLAKFEARKAELEAERAAAAEEAKKARAERAQKEEESLGALASLKIGDTVIHRSFGPGTVVGLEGTGSNRVAKVDFDGKKTKRLMLSMAPLTLPE
- a CDS encoding acyltransferase family protein, which codes for MCTKEAARPPPDGRPGGIIGGLDGLRALAVIAVVIYHITPGALPGGFLGVDVFFVVSGFLITTLLLREVRKTKKVDLKGFWTRRARRLLPALIFLVVTVVPAAALINRDLLVGIGRQVLGALTFSSNWLEIAHGSSYFDQTSPLLFKNFWSLAVEEQFYLLWPPLFILIIMMIRTWQTRVGLALGLAGVSALLMAIMADPMNLTRVYYGTDTHLFGLTLGIALAFSWAPPSGTWMVGTWQRYSQIVGIAGFVGLMTLLLVLEDQSMIAYRGGILLASICTVALIAAMLAPGSRLAKISDNRVSRWVGTRSYAIYLWHWPILVMASLLWPAAPGTTEFWIRSALAVAVTFGICEFSYHYIETPIRKNGFKETISIAVNHIATRSPAAVGLTVAGAIMVAGTGIAVASAPRSPPSSSRSRRTRSASRSKTTPPPIRPETRRDPKMQTGERAPKTSTTPMLPAPITQAPITREI
- a CDS encoding aromatic ring-opening dioxygenase LigA, which gives rise to MTTKLGKITGIVTLVFGILFVATGATAWFMVTSQLKEENITVSSDASFAAGNQVSGPISAFAQAEVIKKHALAISDGETYATLGTLASEAEEAGDQEAADAYSAQRTTLMNASFLRSSLFTSVLAYGVALFAIGVGVWMLLMGSTIMAEGRRNNGARV
- a CDS encoding ABC transporter ATP-binding protein, yielding MFSFPPVVDKPLPAHRPRAIMVDLIATSKKQVAAGVAFRSIQEIVGAITPVVLGIALDSGMEHGATSAVWIVAGWLATLALIQAVTMAFGHGFEIVLWMRTSLRSITQVHNHVTRSGPAILRKKSTGEVVATAMSDAEHVGNLVEFIPRLIGGLFAFLTVAIVLLNQNVTLGLVVLIGVPIITAAASLLIKPLQSRQQVQRDEQGKLTALGTDTVAGLRVLRGIGGETQFAARYSEQSQKVREAGNAVARLQSWIDGLQILIPGIFTAFVMWQGALLAMDGELTIGDFTALFGLTIYLVRPLQIVMMVVTQFGRARVGARKMFNIFRIQPISGTLEERLAAEKDAERSVENSTSATAETSGASQPARASQTVVPGTVSPSDDVHFASATAMPGHNPFKGPIVDTTTGITIRPGVATAIVTTNPSDAAELAERLARIDDEVSDVTVSGIDIRTMPLALVRKRVLLARATPELFGGQLRSVIDARTPYETIDRPLAASRAAVFGPAAAESPANESRDPDIMSSLEASDAHDVLSSLDNSLSGEITEKARSLSGGQRQRVALSRAILDDPEVLILVEPTSAVDSHTEDRIAKRLMERRSGKTTVLTSGSPLLLNRVDEVVLLENGEEIVRGSHDELLQKSAAGDPLAQRYEWVITRQTGEES
- a CDS encoding DUF3817 domain-containing protein, which codes for MASALPEPTREEREQARLAREGAEKKSAIALLFYKVMAYVTGFWLLLLVVEMVLKYLVDVNGNHEPVIGTWVAIVHGMIYVVYVLAVFNLWSVMRWSFSRMIYLIIAGVVPVLSFVLERKAATWYREDLPGALDAVEGRALRRAQISRLKSERER